One window from the genome of Paracoccus marcusii encodes:
- the rsgA gene encoding ribosome small subunit-dependent GTPase A, giving the protein MTRALDDLGWGPFFADQVTDDDAGLVPMRIAAVHRSRLMAETGAGQVRLDLPLHATTADFAVGDWVLAKGDTRVVARLLDRRALLRRRTEGADARQLIAANVDTLFVVTSCNDDFNPARLERYLALANEAGTDPVIVLTKIDKVDDPSAWVDRARTLQRGLQVVALNAKSPDAAAVLAPWCGPGRTVALVGSSGVGKSTLLNTLSGRDAQATGEIRESDAKGRHTTTARSLHPVAGGGWVIDTPGMRTLHVADVAVGIEMLFAEITELAPHCRFRDCTHAHEPGCAVQAAVRAGTLDADRLERWRKLHDENRDNTPVQTGPRGNRTTLPRGGRRR; this is encoded by the coding sequence ATGACACGCGCGCTGGACGATCTGGGCTGGGGGCCCTTCTTTGCCGATCAGGTCACCGATGACGATGCGGGGCTGGTGCCCATGCGCATCGCCGCGGTGCACCGGTCGCGGCTGATGGCCGAAACCGGGGCGGGCCAGGTCCGGCTGGACCTGCCGCTGCATGCCACGACCGCAGACTTTGCGGTGGGCGACTGGGTGCTGGCCAAGGGCGACACGCGCGTGGTGGCCCGCCTGCTGGACCGCCGCGCCCTGCTGCGTCGCCGGACCGAGGGGGCGGATGCCCGCCAGCTGATCGCCGCCAACGTGGACACGCTGTTCGTGGTCACGTCGTGCAACGACGATTTCAACCCGGCCCGCCTGGAACGCTATCTGGCCCTGGCGAACGAGGCCGGGACGGACCCGGTGATCGTGCTGACCAAGATCGACAAGGTCGACGACCCGTCGGCCTGGGTCGACCGCGCCCGCACCCTGCAGCGCGGGCTGCAGGTCGTGGCGCTGAACGCCAAGTCGCCCGATGCGGCGGCCGTGCTGGCACCCTGGTGCGGACCGGGGCGGACGGTCGCGCTGGTGGGCTCGTCCGGAGTGGGCAAATCGACGCTGCTGAACACGCTGTCGGGCCGCGATGCCCAGGCCACCGGGGAGATCCGCGAATCGGACGCCAAGGGGCGGCACACCACCACTGCGCGGTCGCTGCATCCGGTGGCGGGCGGGGGCTGGGTCATCGACACGCCCGGCATGCGCACGCTGCACGTGGCCGATGTCGCCGTGGGCATCGAGATGCTGTTCGCCGAGATCACCGAACTGGCCCCCCATTGCCGGTTCCGCGACTGCACCCATGCGCATGAACCGGGCTGCGCGGTGCAGGCGGCCGTGCGCGCCGGCACGCTGGACGCGGACCGCCTGGAACGCTGGCGCAAGCTGCACGACGAGAACCGCGACAACACCCCCGTCCAGACCGGGCCCCGCGGCAACCGCACGACCCTGCCCCGCGGCGGCAGGCGGCGCTGA
- the rlmN gene encoding 23S rRNA (adenine(2503)-C(2))-methyltransferase RlmN encodes MTDQTPSAPITQDVMTLPRKLPQGGLTNIVGLTRAQLLDALVAAGTPERQAKMRVGQVWQWVYHWGVRDFAQMTNLAKDYRALLAANFEISLPEMVTRQVSSDGTRKYLVRIAGGHEVEVVYIPEEGRGTLCVSSQVGCTLTCSFCHTGTQKLVRNLTPGEIVGQLMLARDDLGEWPVQGAPKDETRLISNIVLMGMGEPLYNFENVRDAMKVVMDNEGLSLSRRRITLSTSGVVPEIARTAQEIGCLLAVSFHATTDEVRDRLVPINKRWNIETLLAALRDYPRLTNSERITFEYVMLAGVNDSDEDAHRLVKLIEGIPAKINLIPFNEWPGAPYKRSSNNRIHAFANIIHNAGYASPIRTPRGEDIMAACGQLKSATERGRKSRAQIAAETA; translated from the coding sequence ATGACCGATCAGACCCCGTCTGCGCCGATCACGCAGGACGTGATGACGCTTCCGCGCAAGCTGCCCCAGGGCGGGCTGACGAACATCGTCGGCCTGACGCGGGCGCAGCTGCTGGACGCCCTGGTCGCGGCGGGCACGCCCGAGCGTCAGGCCAAGATGCGCGTGGGCCAGGTCTGGCAGTGGGTCTATCACTGGGGCGTGCGCGATTTCGCGCAGATGACCAACCTGGCCAAGGATTACCGCGCCCTGCTGGCGGCCAATTTCGAGATCAGCCTGCCCGAGATGGTGACCCGTCAGGTCAGCAGCGACGGCACGCGCAAGTATCTTGTCCGCATCGCCGGTGGCCACGAGGTCGAGGTCGTCTACATCCCCGAGGAGGGCCGCGGCACGCTCTGCGTCAGCAGCCAGGTGGGCTGCACGCTGACCTGTTCGTTCTGCCATACCGGCACGCAGAAGCTGGTGCGCAACCTGACGCCCGGGGAAATCGTCGGCCAGTTGATGCTGGCGCGCGACGATCTGGGCGAATGGCCCGTCCAGGGCGCCCCCAAGGACGAGACGCGGCTGATCAGCAACATCGTCCTGATGGGCATGGGCGAGCCGCTGTACAATTTCGAGAACGTCCGCGACGCGATGAAAGTCGTGATGGACAACGAGGGCCTGTCCCTGTCGCGCCGCCGCATCACCCTGTCGACCAGCGGCGTCGTCCCCGAGATCGCGCGCACCGCGCAGGAGATCGGCTGCCTGCTGGCGGTCAGCTTCCACGCCACGACGGACGAGGTCCGCGACCGCCTGGTCCCCATCAACAAGCGCTGGAACATCGAGACGCTGCTGGCCGCGCTGCGGGACTATCCTCGCCTGACCAACAGCGAGCGGATCACCTTTGAATACGTGATGCTGGCGGGCGTGAACGACAGCGACGAGGACGCGCACCGCCTGGTCAAGCTGATCGAGGGCATCCCGGCCAAGATCAACCTGATCCCGTTCAACGAATGGCCCGGCGCCCCCTACAAGCGGTCCAGCAACAACCGCATCCATGCCTTCGCGAACATCATCCACAATGCGGGCTATGCCAGCCCGATCCGCACCCCGCGCGGAGAGGACATCATGGCCGCCTGCGGCCAGCTGAAATCCGCGACAGAACGCGGCCGCAAGTCCCGCGCCCAGATCGCGGCGGAAACCGCCTAG
- a CDS encoding invasion associated locus B family protein encodes MITTTLRGMGASLVLIAGLGTAVAQESSNVVATEGDWTVFAADNPRECWAVSPPKSTLNTRDGQPTEVTRGDIRLYVAYRPGQNGEVSFSGGYPFAPDSTVEVDVGGRTFNLFTEGESAWTGSPSDDEAMIAALRGGSSAVVTGRSARGTTTKDTFSLSGITAATNSARERCQ; translated from the coding sequence ATGATTACCACCACCCTGCGCGGCATGGGCGCCAGCCTTGTCCTGATCGCCGGACTGGGCACGGCGGTTGCGCAAGAATCCAGCAACGTCGTGGCGACCGAAGGGGACTGGACAGTCTTCGCGGCCGACAACCCGCGCGAATGCTGGGCAGTCTCGCCCCCGAAATCCACGCTGAACACCCGCGACGGTCAGCCGACCGAGGTGACGCGCGGCGACATCCGCCTGTACGTCGCCTACCGTCCCGGCCAGAACGGAGAGGTCAGCTTCAGCGGCGGCTATCCCTTCGCCCCGGATTCGACGGTCGAGGTCGATGTGGGCGGCCGCACGTTCAACCTGTTCACCGAGGGCGAGAGCGCCTGGACCGGCAGCCCGTCCGACGACGAGGCGATGATCGCGGCCCTGCGCGGCGGCTCGTCGGCGGTCGTGACCGGCCGTTCGGCACGCGGCACCACGACCAAGGACACGTTCAGCCTGTCGGGCATCACCGCCGCGACCAACAGCGCACGCGAGCGCTGCCAGTAA
- a CDS encoding asparaginase, with protein sequence MRSAEMIELWRGDMRESLHAGHAVICDAHGVVEAWGRPGQVIYPRSSCKMIQALPLMESGAADAAGLTDRQLALACASHSGAAIHVTAVDGWLTGLGLGEPDLRCGSHMPRDAEENRRLTCSDRAPCQLHNNCSGKHAGFLTLNRHLKGGPYYVEPDHPVQRAVKAAFEEVTDEESPGFGIDGCSAPNWACTVEGLARAMARFANPGTDRRGQAMRRLVDAMRSHPEMVAGEGRSCTELMRAMGGVAAIKTGAEAVFVAILPDQGLGVALKITDGGTRASEAAITALLIHLGVLDATHPAAQALLDGPILNCRGMVTGNLRRAPGFPA encoded by the coding sequence ATGCGGTCCGCAGAAATGATCGAACTGTGGCGCGGCGACATGCGCGAAAGCCTGCATGCCGGCCATGCCGTGATCTGCGACGCCCATGGCGTGGTCGAGGCCTGGGGGCGACCCGGGCAGGTGATCTATCCGCGGTCGTCGTGCAAGATGATCCAGGCGCTGCCGCTGATGGAAAGCGGTGCCGCCGATGCGGCGGGTCTGACCGACCGCCAGCTGGCCCTGGCCTGTGCCAGCCACTCGGGGGCGGCGATTCATGTCACGGCCGTGGACGGCTGGCTGACCGGGCTGGGCCTGGGCGAGCCCGACCTGCGCTGCGGCAGCCACATGCCGCGCGACGCGGAGGAGAACCGCCGCCTGACCTGTTCGGACCGCGCGCCCTGCCAGCTGCACAACAACTGTTCGGGCAAGCATGCGGGCTTTCTGACGCTGAACCGCCACCTGAAGGGCGGGCCGTATTATGTAGAGCCCGACCACCCGGTCCAGCGTGCCGTCAAGGCCGCCTTCGAGGAGGTCACCGACGAGGAGAGCCCCGGTTTCGGCATCGACGGCTGTTCGGCCCCGAACTGGGCCTGCACGGTCGAGGGGCTGGCCCGCGCGATGGCGCGGTTCGCCAATCCCGGCACCGACCGGCGCGGCCAGGCGATGCGGCGGCTGGTGGACGCGATGCGCAGCCACCCCGAGATGGTCGCGGGCGAGGGTCGGTCCTGCACCGAGCTGATGCGCGCGATGGGGGGCGTCGCGGCGATCAAGACCGGGGCCGAGGCGGTGTTCGTGGCGATCCTGCCCGACCAGGGCCTGGGCGTCGCGCTGAAGATCACCGATGGCGGCACCCGCGCCAGCGAGGCCGCGATTACCGCGCTGCTGATCCACCTGGGCGTTCTGGATGCGACCCATCCGGCGGCGCAGGCGCTTCTGGACGGACCGATCCTGAACTGTCGCGGCATGGTCACGGGCAACCTGCGCCGCGCGCCGGGCTTTCCCGCCTGA
- a CDS encoding TSUP family transporter, with protein sequence MFELTADLVMLLMMAAFAAGFVDAIAGGGGLITLPILMLAGLSPAQALATNKVQGVFGAGTAALSYAARGLVDLRSQWKSALIAGAAGAAGAALVSAIPTDGLRLILPVILIGIALFFALKPGLNDLDRTRRLTPLVFAATVVPFVGFYDGLIGPGAGAFYMIGFVTLAGYGVLKATAHTKLLNFASNLGGLGAFALVGQPLWLLGMAMGAAQIAGAMLGARLASRIGARLIKPLLVVTSTLLAGRLIWQMI encoded by the coding sequence ATGTTCGAACTGACCGCCGACCTGGTGATGCTGCTGATGATGGCGGCCTTTGCCGCAGGCTTCGTCGATGCCATCGCGGGCGGGGGCGGGCTGATCACGCTGCCCATCCTGATGCTGGCGGGACTGTCGCCCGCGCAGGCGCTGGCCACGAACAAGGTGCAGGGCGTCTTCGGCGCGGGGACGGCCGCGCTCAGCTATGCAGCGCGGGGTCTGGTCGATCTGCGCAGCCAGTGGAAATCCGCGCTGATCGCGGGGGCGGCGGGGGCCGCGGGGGCGGCGCTGGTCAGCGCGATCCCCACCGACGGGTTGCGGCTGATCCTACCGGTCATCCTGATCGGCATCGCGTTGTTCTTTGCGCTGAAACCCGGACTGAACGACCTGGACCGCACGCGCCGCCTGACGCCCCTGGTCTTTGCGGCGACGGTGGTGCCGTTCGTGGGCTTCTATGACGGGCTGATCGGGCCGGGGGCGGGGGCGTTCTACATGATCGGGTTTGTCACGCTGGCCGGATACGGGGTTCTGAAGGCCACGGCCCATACCAAGCTGCTGAACTTCGCCTCGAACCTGGGCGGGCTGGGGGCCTTCGCGCTGGTCGGCCAGCCGCTGTGGCTTTTGGGCATGGCGATGGGGGCGGCGCAGATCGCGGGGGCGATGCTGGGCGCGCGGCTGGCCTCGCGCATCGGCGCGCGGCTGATCAAGCCGCTGCTGGTCGTGACCTCGACCCTGTTGGCGGGTCGGCTGATCTGGCAGATGATCTGA